Proteins co-encoded in one Pseudophryne corroboree isolate aPseCor3 chromosome 1, aPseCor3.hap2, whole genome shotgun sequence genomic window:
- the LOC134960173 gene encoding uncharacterized protein LOC134960173, with translation MLAKVTLTQLILFNRRREGEVSKMRLSSFESRHTADLQGDVAQALSEMEKALCHHFTRIEIPGKRGRKVPVLLSPCMQKAMEILTEKRAECGVTPENFYMFARPAALSHFRGSDCIRLYARECGAKHPEALSSTRLRKHVATLSRVLNLSDTEMDQLADFLGHDIRVHRQYYRLPEGTLQLAKLSKLFVALEQGRMAEFRGRSLEEISIDPDGKYHWTSVSRD, from the coding sequence atgctggccaaggtcaccctcacacagttgatcctcttcaaccgcaggagggaaggtgaggtgtcCAAGATGCGGCTATCCTCATTTGAATCACGGCACACAGCTGACCTGCAGGGTGACGTGGCCCAGGCCCTCTCGGAGATGGAGAAGGCTCTCTGTCACCACTTCACCCGTATTGAGATACCTGGTAAAAGAGGCAGGAAGGTTCCCGTCCTGTTATCCCCATGCATGCAGAAAGCCATGGAGATCCTGACCGAGAAGAGGgcagagtgtggtgtcacccctgaaaatttctacatgtttgccaggccagccgccttatcacacttcaggggatccgactgcattcgtctctatgcccgggagtgtggggccaagcatcccgaagcactgtcctccacccgcctccggaagcatgtagccaccctttccagggtcctcaacctaaGCGACACCGAGATGGACCAGCTAGCCGATTTCCTCGGACATGACATACGGGTGCATAGACAGTATTATCGTCTTCCAGAAGGTACCCTGCAGctggccaagttaagcaagctctttgtggccctggagcaagggagaatggctgagttcaggggccgcagtctggaggagatctccattgatccagatggtaagtatcactggacaagtgtctccagggactga